From the Psychrobacillus sp. FSL K6-4046 genome, one window contains:
- a CDS encoding glucose-6-phosphate isomerase: protein MKISVNYSEDYQSLLTEELHNKLEATHDFIQSKTGLGSDFLGWVNWPSSTQQAFLQDIKQTAEHIRSNSDVLVVIGIGGSYLGSKAVLESLATPFQKDNQLEVIFAGQLVSGAYLKQLITYLDSKEVTLNVISKSGTTTEPAIAFRFLRQYMEARYGEEAAARIIVTTDEEKGALLSLAKEKGYKRYVVPEDIGGRYSVFTAVGLLPIAAAGHNIDQLIAGAKQAEEEFQVMDVHSNAAIKYAVIRNHLYGKGYPVEIMATFDEKLKYVQEWWKQLFGESEGKEGKGIFPASVLYSTDLHSLGQYIQDGKRMLFETFLMVEQVSDDLTVFEAEDNRDELNYLSGLTLHDFNKACHEATASAHLDGGVPQITLTMEQLDEEHIGHLLYFYMMTCAYSAYLLDINPFDQPGVEDYKRNIFKILKKPGY from the coding sequence ATGAAAATTTCCGTTAATTACTCAGAGGATTACCAAAGCCTCCTTACAGAAGAATTACATAACAAACTAGAGGCTACTCATGATTTTATCCAGTCAAAAACAGGATTGGGATCTGACTTTTTAGGATGGGTTAATTGGCCAAGCTCCACTCAGCAAGCTTTTTTACAAGATATAAAACAAACCGCAGAGCATATTCGCTCTAATTCAGATGTATTAGTTGTCATTGGGATTGGGGGGTCTTACCTTGGCTCCAAAGCAGTTCTAGAATCACTCGCTACTCCATTCCAAAAGGACAACCAATTAGAAGTCATCTTCGCGGGACAGCTAGTTAGTGGTGCTTATTTAAAGCAATTGATTACTTACTTAGACTCTAAGGAAGTAACTTTAAATGTTATTTCTAAGTCGGGTACGACAACCGAACCTGCTATTGCTTTCCGATTCCTACGCCAGTACATGGAAGCACGCTACGGTGAAGAGGCTGCAGCTCGCATTATCGTCACTACAGACGAGGAAAAAGGTGCTTTATTGTCTCTTGCGAAGGAAAAGGGCTACAAACGCTATGTAGTACCAGAAGATATCGGTGGCCGCTATTCTGTCTTTACAGCAGTTGGCCTATTACCAATCGCAGCAGCTGGGCATAATATCGATCAATTAATAGCAGGAGCTAAACAAGCAGAAGAGGAATTTCAAGTCATGGATGTTCATTCGAATGCGGCTATTAAATACGCTGTCATCCGAAATCATTTATACGGCAAGGGATATCCTGTGGAAATAATGGCTACCTTTGACGAGAAGCTGAAGTATGTCCAAGAATGGTGGAAACAGTTATTTGGGGAGAGTGAAGGAAAAGAAGGAAAAGGTATTTTCCCTGCTTCCGTACTGTACTCAACGGACCTCCATTCATTAGGACAATACATCCAAGATGGTAAGCGAATGCTATTCGAAACATTCCTCATGGTCGAACAAGTTTCAGATGATCTAACGGTCTTTGAAGCGGAGGATAATCGTGATGAGCTAAATTACTTAAGTGGCCTGACGTTACATGATTTCAATAAAGCATGTCATGAAGCTACTGCCTCTGCCCATTTAGATGGTGGTGTTCCTCAAATCACATTAACGATGGAACAGCTAGATGAAGAGCATATTGGCCACTTATTATATTTCTACATGATGACTTGTGCGTATAGTGCTTACTTGCTGGACATTAATCCTTTTGATCAGCCAGGAGTAGAAGACTATAAACGAAACATCTTTAAGATCCTTAAAAAGCCTGGATATTAA